AGGAGCTTTTAGGCAGGACTGGGGAGATGTTAGGAGCTTTTAGGCAGGACTGGGGAGATTTTAGGCAGGATGAGGAGATTTTAGGAGCTTTTAGGCAGGACTGGGGAGATGTTAGGAGCTTTTAGGCAGGACTGGGGAGATTTTAGGGAGGATGGGGAGCTTTTAGGAGCTTTTAGGCAGGACTGGGGAGATTCTAGGCAGGATGGGGACCTTTTAGGCAGGACTGGGGAGATTTTAGGCAGGATGGGGAGCTTTTAGGAGCTTTTAGGCAGGACTGGGGAGCTTTTAGGCAGGATGGGGAGATTTTAGGCAGGATGGGGAGCTTTTAGGCTGGACTAAGCAATGCGCGACCGCTTCTTGCTATGGTCTTCAAGCGCAGGGAGGGAAGACTTGGTGGGTatactggttttgactgggatggAGTTGGTCTCTTTCATAGCATCCAGCACGGTGCTGGGCTCTCCAGCTGCGtccccagcagcgctgggagcactgggatggtgTTGCCGTCCCCAGTCCTGCGGGGCTTGGGAAGCTGAGCCAGCTTCTGCTCGGGACTGGGGGAGATGGCGAGCGATGGCCTTTGCATCGTGTGCTTTGatgtctttattttccttccctctttttccacttctctttcATTTATTAAACAATTTTCCTCTCGACCCGCAagctctcttgctttttctctcccgttctgtgctgggtttggctgggaggGAGTTAAATTCTTCATCGCAGCTGGTGGTTTGGATTCGGGCTGAGGACGGAGGGATGCCGGAGTTAtcgcagtgcttgcacagcgtcaaggccttttctgcttctccccctcCGCTGCCTGTGGGAGTTCACCCACGACCCTGGGGAACCGCATCTGGAGGCTCAGCAGCCTTTGGGAgcggtggaggaggagagaggagccacTGGTGCCCAGCACCGCGTCTCCACCCCCGTTAGAGACCTCCAGGTGATCTCCTGATGCTCCTCATGGTCTTCAAAGGGTTGCGGATCCGTAtccttctccagctctcctgATGCTTCTCAGGTCGTAGCTCTCCAAGCCCCCCTGCTACTTAAAATCATGGAAATCCTAgcattatttaggttggaaaagacccttaggatcatcgagcccaaccatTAAGCCAAATGGTGAAGGCAATGGAGGGCGACCACAAGCCCCGTGGGTGCACAGACCCTGGGATCCCCAAGCTCTGGTCCCTAAGGTGCTCGAAGCCAGAGGAGCAGCGAGGTGGGAGCTGTGGGCTCACCTGGGGACCCCCAGACGAAGAGCTGCACTTGATGGCAAGATCCGGGGGCCGGCAGGTAGCCCAGGGGCCGGTAGCCCAGGGCTTCATGGCGTGGACCCATTTGCCACCCCAGCAGAAGTATATTTAGCGCTTCTGCGGCGAGCCGGCAGCCCAAACGCTGAGTCAGCACGGACAGAAGAGAGCAACCCCGCCGCTGATGTAGCACCAGCATTTAGCCGGCTGGTAAATCCCGTAGCAAGGCGGCGGTTAAAATAGCTGCAGCCAAaggaagccgggctcggccgaGTTGGACACCTCTGGATCGGCTCCACCAGCCGTGAGTCATCAGGGATGGCCGGAAGGGGCCGAGGAAGAGCAGCAAACTGCAGCTGCTGAGGATGAGGATGGTGGGAAGAAGACCCCGGTTGCCGGTGAGCATCCTCCGGCAGCTCCTGGTGAACCCCGAAACGATGCCGTGGGCTGGGGTATCGAAGGACGCAACCGCTGCAAGAGCATCGCTTGTGGGGCTCTGGCGATTAAAAAATTACCGTGAGGGGTGTTGGCGCGTTCTCCGGTACGACGTGGTTGGGGAAAGCTcggggaagcagcagagagaccCCAAAAATGCTCCCAGAAGtggacgggggggggggtgcgggggaggCTCTGGGACCCAAAAACATGGGATGGGGACGTCCAGGAGCCCCGTCCGAgggaggaggggcaggcaggcGCTGCGCCGGGGAACGTTGGAGAAAATCGGCTAATCTAAgccagaggagaggggcaggccCGGGCTGGAGACCCCCCCGGTGTCCCAGCGGTGACCAGGGACcccgggaggaggagggaggccgTGCAGGGAGGAAGGCTGGCCCGGACCCCGGCCGGGTCTCGGCAGAGGACAGCAGCAGCCCAACACAAAAGCCtcggtggggagggggggtccggcaaggaacccccccccccccaaagtcccTAACCCCCAGGGgacccctgtcccctgcccctgGACTGGGACCACCGCTGCCAACCAGAAGCCGGGAGTAAAACTACAGCACCCTGGGTCCCAGGCAGGACCCCAGAccccaaaccacagcaccccaCGTCCCTGACCCAGATCCAGGGACCCAGAGCAGGACCCCAGACCCATCTCCCCATCTTCCCACGTCCCTGACCCACATCCAGGGGCCAGACCCCAGACCCATCTCCCCATCTTCCCACGTCCCTGACCCACATCCAGGGGCCAGACCCCAGACccatctccccatctccccatgTCCCTGACCCACATCCAGGGGCCATACCCAGGACCCCAGACCCATCTCCCCATGTCCCTGACCCACATCCAGGGGCCATACCCAGGACCCCAGACCCATCTCCCCATGTCCCTGACCCACATCCAGGGGCCATACCCAGGACCCCAGACCCACCTCCCCATATCCCTGACCCACATCCAGGGGCCATACCCAGGACCCCAGACCCACCTCCCCATATCCCTGACCCACATCCAGGGGCCATACCCAGGACCCCAGACCCACCTCCCCATATCCCTGACCCAGGTGCATGTgcccaaaccccaaacctcccaTCCTGGCTCCAGCCCCCCATCTCCCTGAGCCAGACTCCCGGGACCCCCTTTCCCAGACCAGGACCCCCTTCCCCAGACCCCAGGCCCCCCCAAACACGGCCGAGCGAggccagcacggcacagcacggcacagcatggcacggcacggtgcGGGTGGGACATTTGTTAGTCATTagggctggagggaaggagggcgGGCGCAGGACCAGCCTTTCTTCTCCAGCACATATCCCAACGCCTCGCCTTTCGGTGGCTGGCGTCCAGCCCGGCCGGGGCTCTGCCGTCACCCGTCACCCGTCCCCGTCCTGTGTGGGCAGAGGCCATGGGTGAGCGGGCGGCCGTGGGGATGCTCCACCACCGTGGTTGCTTTTGAAGGCTCCCCGGGAAGTTTTGGGAGCGGGGGgccagcggggggggggggggggggggggaagcagccccGGCCATGCTGGCCGCTCGCTGACGCTCGCCGGGAAGAGACGTGCCGGGGCGGATGCGGGAACCGGGGCGGTGAGGCCTGGGTCGGTGCAGGATTGCACCCACCGCCCCCCAGCTCGGGGGCTATGAGAGGTGAGTGGGGGGCaaccccggggggggggttggagccgtggggagaggagcggggcCGGTGGCACGGGGGACAGGAGGGTACGGCCGCGCCGGAGCGGGTatgggagctggggggcagccagCACCGGGTGGACGCGCCCCCCGAATCCCACCGCATCCCTGCTCCCCATGGGCAGCATCTCCCCACGGCTGGGGGCTGAGCCGGCGTCAGGCACGGCCAGGGACCCCCCGCACCGGTGTGGGGGGcaagaggggctggggaggggggttcCAGCAGCAGTGCTTCCCCCCGCTTGCTCGGAGCCCATCACTTGTTGACTCCACGGGGCAGAAAAGCACCATTTGGGGCAGCCAAGAAGCGAAGGGCCGTGCCAGGGAGGACGGAGGGGATcgccgctgcccccagcccagcgagccccccccccccccttctgcctCCCACCCGCCTTTGCGTGGGGGAGGCCGGGCTGTATAAAGCAGGGGATGCCGGTGCCGCGGTCACTCCggctgtgcctgcagcccccctgcgGCACCCCCGGCTGGAAACCCTCcttctgccagcaaggaggtcgGGGAggccccgggcagggggtggccgggctggcggggggctgcggggggctctCGGGCACGGCACAGCTCCCAGGGAGTTTTGGGGAGCCAGGGAGGGAGGCACCGTCCCCCTGCCCCAAGGCACCTTTGGGTTCGGGTACAGCGCATCCCCTGTGCCGCAGCCGTGGGCGGGATCCAGCCCGTGGTGTTTCCCACCCTGCGGAGCACCCCAactcgccccccgccgcgccgggggtcCCAGCTGGGTGCCGGCTGGGTCTTGCTTTGCTCCCCTGGTTTTTGCAAGAAGGGGCTGGGAAGCCACGAAGCCCctcggggctgggagccaggagccGTCGGCTTCTCCATCACCCGCTTGTTGGCCCGATTCAAGCGAATTTCCCCAAATTTACGGCCTGGGAGTGCAAAGGTCCCGGCCGAGTCCCGCAGAAGCAGGTGGTGGAGCGGGGACGTGTCCCCACCGGCTGGTGCCACCGGGCTGTGGCCAGCTGAGGGTGGCAGCGATGGCTCCTATGTGGCTTCCCAGCTTTTCGCCGGGGACACCGGGTTACGGCGAGGCTCCGCAGGCGTCCCCGGGGAGCGCCGGCATCCtcggggccgggagcgggagaGTGCAGGCAGCTCAGGTGCCTCCTGTGTTGGCTTTCAGAAGACGAGCcggtgggaggagaggaagaggagatgccGACCTTCAGCTACCGACTGAGCGGTAAGGACATCccccggggtgggcaggggctgcggcagggccTGATCCTTTCCTCTCTGCGCTCAGGCAGGACACGGACCGGCTGCAGCCGGTGCCAGAAGAACCTCTCCCTCCAGACGGCCGTCAAAGTCCTCTACGTCTTCTCCATCCTCCTCATCGTGGCCGTGACCGTGCTGGCTGCCTTGGGTGAGCACGGGCGGGGTTGGGAGGTCcggctcctgccttcccccccctgCCCTCCTCGGGGCGGCCCCTCGGGGATACCGGGGGTCCCCCAAAGCACCTTCAGCACCCAGGCATGGAGAGGAGCATCCAGCTTGCCCCGACCTGTTCCTGGGAGGCATGCGGGACCCTGTGCGTGATGCCACCTCGCCGGGGGATGGCTTTAACCCCGTGGGGACCTCAGCAACCACCCCGGAGCCCAGAGGTTGCCACCCCATCACCTTCACGGGCAAGAGACAGCCTCCCAGGCTGAGGGGAGGGACGGCGTGCTCCCCGAGGCTGGATCCCTGGAGATGCTCTGTAGACCTTAGCCAAGCCCTGAACCCAAAAGCCCCTTGGGACACCCACCCCGTGGagccagcacccaccagccaccCAGCCTGACTCTGCAAGCCCTGGCCACCCTCCTCGCCAGGGAAGGAGCCCAGAGGAAAGGCGTGGAGGACGATCACGTCCCAGCGCCTGCCCTCttcccctgacccccccccacctTTCCTCCGCAGTGTTCAAGAAAGTCAACTCCATCTCCAATGACATCAGCTCAGCCCAAACTTATTACGAGAAGAAGATCGTATCCATCCAGGAGGATCTCCAGGGGTTGGGTGAGTGGCTTGCACCTGGGCCTGGAGGTCTTCTCCAGGCTTTGGCACGGCGCGTCCCTCCAGCTGAGAGGACCTCAGCTGCTCGGTGCTGCCAGCCAGGGGCTGAAGCATCTCCACTTTTCAGGTCCTGGAGCTCCCTCAGAGCCAAAACCCCACTTATCTCCCAGGATTTTGGGGAGGGATGAGTGTATGACCCCAAGGGTGGTGCTGGGCTTTTTGGGGACCTTGCTGCAGGCAAGGTGGCAGGAGCAGGATGAGGGTGGGAGCTGGTGCAGGCTGGTGGCATCAGGGTTGTCCCAGCCATGGCTTTGTGGTGCCCATCTCCAGGATCTGCAGGGATGGACCATGGTGAAGGTCCTTCCTCCGCTCTGGTCCTCAGTGGGAGGGTCTCCAGGCCCAgtgagggatggggtggggtAACAGACCCCTCTTCCCTTCGTTCAGATGAGAAGACCTCGGGGAACTGCTCCCTGTGCCACGAGACGGGACAGCTGGGCCAGGAGATCACCAAGCTGCAGGGCGAGCTGGAGGAGATCCAGAAGATGCTTTTGGTTCAAGAAATCCTGCTCGACCGGACCTCCCAGACCCATGACCAGCTCTCGTCCACCAGCAACAAGATCACCAGCGAGGTGGACAACTGCTCCTTCTCCATCCGGCAGGTCAATGAAAGCTTGGGGCAGTTCCTGGCCCTGGTTGGGGGCTGGCAGGTGGTCACCTCCCAGCTAGACAACTCTCTCAAGGGCTTGGCCCAGGAGCGCTACGATGTCCGAGCAGCCATGCAGCAGATGAACTTCACCCTGGGGCAAACCTCCGACTGGATCCAGGTCATTCAGAGGAAGACGGACGAGGAGATGCTGACGCTGCAGAAGATCATCACCGAGTGGCAGAACTACACCCGCCTCTTCAGCGGGCTGCGGGCCACCTCCTCCAAGACCAGCGAGCTGGTGAAGAGCATCCAAGGCAGCGTTGGCGTGGCAGCTCGGCAGGTCGGCCAGAACTCGGAGAGCATGCATGACCTGGTGCTGCAGGTgatggggctgcagctgcagctggacaacatctcctccttcctggatGACCACGAGGAGAACATGAACGACTTGCGCTACCACAACAGGTACACGCAGAACCGCACGGCCGAGCGCTTTGAGACCCTGGAAGGTCGCATGACCTCCCACGAGATCGAGATCAGCACCATCTTCGCCAACATCAACGCCACCGACAGCCACGTCCACAGCATGCTGCGCTACCTGGATGACGTGCGGCTCTCCTGCACCCTGGGCTTCCACACCCACGCCGAGGAGCTCTACTACCTGAACAAGTCCCTCAGCCTGGTCCAGGGCACCACGGACCTGCTGCGGGAGCGTTACAGCCTGCTCAGCGCGCGGCTGGACTTTGACATCCGCAACCTGTCCATGGTCATGGAGGAGATGAAGGTAGTGGACGTCCGGCATGGGGAGATGCTGAAAAACATCACCATCTTACGAGGTGAGGTGCATCCCGGTGGGCACAGCCTAAGCCCTGCCCGGGGACGGGTTGGGGCCAGTAATTTTGGGGGCTGTTACTTCCGTTGGCTGAGCATGCTGAGATCTGGGCTCCTTGGGAGCATCCTTGCACCATGGAGGACCCCAAACCACCGTTGCTGAGGTCAAGGCGGTGTTGGGATGCACGCAAAGGCACCCAGACGCTTGCCCAGGGATGCAGAGGTGTCCCGGGGATGGAGCTGCGTGGAGAGGGCACGGCTGCCCCTGGATGAGGGTACCCAAAGCTTTCCCCGGTGGCTCGGGTGGCCTGGGGACATCCCCATCCACCcaggggagcagcggggctgtccctgccccacgGAGCCCACGGGCGCCCCGGCAGCTTCCCGCTCCGCCGTGGACCACCCAGCCTGGAGCCATATGGCAACCACATCTGCATCGTTACGGGGCTGCCCTAGTCAGCGAGCCTGGGCCGTTTGGATCTGGTTTTCGGGGGAACCCTATGGTGGCCCCCCATGGCACCATATGGTGGCCCCCCAATGCCAATTGCCCTCGGAGCCCGGAGCAAGGGCCGCAGGGCTTGGGGAGCCAGGCTCAGCTGATCCCGGTCTTAgcgagggctgcagggctgggggatcCCGAAACCTCTGGGCATCTCCCTCTCTCCCCGCTTCGGGGTgctgccccccctcccttcttcctattcaccccctcctctccccccaggtGTGCCGGGTCTCCCGGGCCCCCGCGGCATCAAGGGCGACGTGGGCGTCAAGGGCCCCCCAGGAAGCCAAGGAGAAAAGGGCGACGTGGGCAGCCTGGGCTCGCCgggcccccagggaccccccggccccccaggagcccctggTCCCCAGGGCGAAAGGGGTCCCCTGGGCTTGAAAGGCTTCCCCGGCCTCAAAGGTGCCAAGGGCAGCTTCGGGCAATCCGGCTcccgggggcaggggggacccAAGGGAGAcgccggccccccggggccggctggGGTGCCGGGGccagcgggaccccccggcttGCAGGGCAAACCGGggctccccgggacccccggggccgtGGGCCAGGCCGGCCCAATGGGGCCCAAGGGAGACCCCGGTTTGCGaggccccccggggctgccggggccccccggccccccaggacAGTAacccagcctgctgccagccagggcacGGCGGCAACGGAGccggcatggggacaggggggtccccgccgccgccccccacctccccccggACCCCCAGAGCATCCCCCGCAGGGGTGTGAGGCAGAGCCTCGCAGgacggaggggggggggcagaggggtcccggcccccccggcgcgaGGGCCCGAGGCTGGTCCCCGGCTCTCAGGGACGCTGCCGGCTCCGggctctgggctcggccatccccagccccggggcgggggtccccgcaGGACGGGGTGCAGCTGGTTTGtgccctttcccccctccctggccGCCTCCGCGTCCCCCCTCCGAACGCCGCGCCGCGTCCCCGATGTACTCCCGGCACAATAAAGCTGTATGGGGACGAGCGGCTCCCGCGTCGGGgacaccggggcggggggacgggggtgcagagggggagcACCCACGGCCGGACTGCTGCTGGCGGTGGGGTGCAAGCGGTGGGGGAAAGCGTGTTGCACCCGCGCGTGCACGGGGCAGCGAGCAAGAGCGAGCGTGCACGGGTGCGCAGGGGGGAGCGCGCGTGCGAAGGAcatgcacgcacacgcacgcacgtGTAGGCGACGCGCGCAGAGGGTGCCCGTAGATGTGCCCCTGACCACAGCCGCGCTCCCCCCGGCAGGGACCCCCACGGGCCCCCCGGGCCCTTGGCAGTGAGAAACGGGGGCTCTCGGCTCTCTCCCAAACCGCAGCCCCCCCACGCTGCCCTGGGGAGaccctgctggggaggggggggggggggggtgtcgcaGCCGGGACCCCCACTGCCGCCGGGAAGGTGCATTGCTGCTccgctccgtgcctcagtttcccaaacCGGGCTGCCCGGCGAGACGGGCCACCGGGGGTCGAAGGGAATGGTGTCACCTCCTCCGCGAGCCAAACCCGGGGTCCCTGAGGCCCGGCCGTGGGGGGAACCCCACCAGCGCAGGCACCCGAGCCAGGGCCGTGGTACCACGAGCATCATGGCGCTGGGGACAGCAGCCAGGCCAGccccaccggccccggccccgccatcCGCCGGGTGCCCCAGCTCGGGGAACCCCGTGCCCTGCCCagccggccctgcccggggcgcAGGATCCGGCCGGCCGGGCAGTTTATTGCTGTTGGCAAAGCAGTTTCCTGTTTTCATCGCAGAAACCGCCCGGGGCTGGTTATTAACATGGGCCAGCACGGCCCCGGCCCTGATTTGTGGCTGGAGAGgcagcacggggtgggggggagctctgagcagggggtggtggggggggagcaGAGACCTGACAACTCGTTACACGGATGGGGCACAGGCTGACAGGCCCCCGGGCAGCGGCTGGGTTTGTACTGCTCAGGAGAaagccctgagcccccccccgggggggactGCTGGGGGGGTACCCCAGTTCCAAGCCGATGACAAGGGACGGGATGCAAACCCGCCCGGTGCTGGGGGGCCACACGGGCACCCTGCAAACCTGCCCCGTGCCAGCCCATCCCGGCGTCCCGGGCCCTTGGCACCGTGGCGAGTCCTCGCGCGATCATCACCCACGCCTGCGGCAAGGACGCGGCCACGAGGGCCGGCGGGGAGGGTGCCGCGGGCACACGGCTGGGCTGCGGGTGCCAGCAGCGGGTGCCGCCTCCGCCACGCCGACCCGCAGCACCCAGCACAAACGCAGGACCTTAACGAACCGGGTGCAGCTACCTCCGCCGCCGGCACGCAGCCGGGTGCCGGAGCCTCGGCCGTACCCGTCACCgctctgtgcctcggtttcccctaACTAGGTAGAACCTGGCCATGCCGTAACCCCCACCCCGACCGTCTCACCCCTTCCCAAAGTCCTGCGTCTGCGGAAAGCCGGAGCACATCTGGCCGGGGAGCAGCCTTAGCACAACATTGGGCAGCGGCTGTGCCAGTGTTTGCCGATGGGCAGCCGCCTCCTCCCTTGGGCCTGCGAAAAATGTGCAAGGGCAGGGTTTTCCCACCCGGCACCGGCCAGAgctgtgctttccaggcagtgGCGAGGGTGGGCGATAGGATTTCAGAGCTGGGAGCAAAAGGATTAATAAATAAACGAAGAATGGATGCGGGGAAGGGCCGGGTGGGAAGTGCTGACGGCAGCTGGGAGCGCTCGCCGGCGAGGGGGTTATTCTTGGCGGCTGCCGGCCGGTGGGGTGGGcacggaggggagcggggcggccggggctgcacGGCCTCTCGCCATCCCTGTCCTTCCCCGTCGTGGAAGGACGGCGTGGACACAGCACCTCCTGGCACGGGGGGTCCCGACgcacagggtgctggggacacgcGGCCCCCATGGGCAGCCGTGCACAGGGTGCCTGGGGGGACACAGTCCCGTGGACATCGAtgcgcagggtgctggggacacacAGCCCACAGGCAGCCATGTGCAGGGTGCTTGGGGACACGTGGCCCCATGGCAGCCACGCACAGGGTGCTTGGGGACATGTGGCCCTATGGCAGTGATGCACAGGGTGCTTGGGGACACGTGGCCCCATGGCAGCAATGCACAGGGTGCTTGGGGACTGGCAGCCCACAGGCAGCAATGCGCAGGGTGCCTGGGGACACGTGGCCCCGTGGCAGCGACGCACAGggtgcctggggacaggcagcccacGGACAGCCGCACACAGGGTGCCGGGAACACGCAGCCCACAGGGAGCGACGCACAGGGGACATCGCCCGTCGACGGAGGACACCGGAGCCGCCGCGGCGGGTGCCGCAGCCAAGCACAACAGCTCGC
The Mycteria americana isolate JAX WOST 10 ecotype Jacksonville Zoo and Gardens chromosome 3, USCA_MyAme_1.0, whole genome shotgun sequence genome window above contains:
- the SCARA3 gene encoding scavenger receptor class A member 3 isoform X4; its protein translation is MEDEPVGGEEEEMPTFSYRLSGRTRTGCSRCQKNLSLQTAVKVLYVFSILLIVAVTVLAALVFKKVNSISNDISSAQTYYEKKIVSIQEDLQGLDEKTSGNCSLCHETGQLGQEITKLQGELEEIQKMLLVQEILLDRTSQTHDQLSSTSNKITSEVDNCSFSIRQVNESLGQFLALVGGWQVVTSQLDNSLKGLAQERYDVRAAMQQMNFTLGQTSDWIQVIQRKTDEEMLTLQKIITEWQNYTRLFSGLRATSSKTSELVKSIQGSVGVAARQVGQNSESMHDLVLQVMGLQLQLDNISSFLDDHEENMNDLRYHNRYTQNRTAERFETLEGRMTSHEIEISTIFANINATDSHVHSMLRYLDDVRLSCTLGFHTHAEELYYLNKSLSLVQGTTDLLRERYSLLSARLDFDIRNLSMVMEEMKVVDVRHGEMLKNITILRGVPGLPGPRGIKGDVGVKGPPGSQGEKGDVGSLGSPGPQGPPGPPGAPGPQGERGPLGLKGFPGLKGAKGSFGQSGSRGQGGPKGDAGPPGPAGVPGPAGPPGLQGKPGLPGTPGAVGQAGPMGPKGDPGLRGPPGLPGPPGPPGQ
- the SCARA3 gene encoding scavenger receptor class A member 3 isoform X5 translates to MGRTRTGCSRCQKNLSLQTAVKVLYVFSILLIVAVTVLAALVFKKVNSISNDISSAQTYYEKKIVSIQEDLQGLDEKTSGNCSLCHETGQLGQEITKLQGELEEIQKMLLVQEILLDRTSQTHDQLSSTSNKITSEVDNCSFSIRQVNESLGQFLALVGGWQVVTSQLDNSLKGLAQERYDVRAAMQQMNFTLGQTSDWIQVIQRKTDEEMLTLQKIITEWQNYTRLFSGLRATSSKTSELVKSIQGSVGVAARQVGQNSESMHDLVLQVMGLQLQLDNISSFLDDHEENMNDLRYHNRYTQNRTAERFETLEGRMTSHEIEISTIFANINATDSHVHSMLRYLDDVRLSCTLGFHTHAEELYYLNKSLSLVQGTTDLLRERYSLLSARLDFDIRNLSMVMEEMKVVDVRHGEMLKNITILRGVPGLPGPRGIKGDVGVKGPPGSQGEKGDVGSLGSPGPQGPPGPPGAPGPQGERGPLGLKGFPGLKGAKGSFGQSGSRGQGGPKGDAGPPGPAGVPGPAGPPGLQGKPGLPGTPGAVGQAGPMGPKGDPGLRGPPGLPGPPGPPGQ
- the SCARA3 gene encoding scavenger receptor class A member 3 isoform X2, coding for MEDEPVGGEEEEMPTFSYRLSGKDIPRGGQGLRQGLILSSLRSGRTRTGCSRCQKNLSLQTAVKVLYVFSILLIVAVTVLAALVFKKVNSISNDISSAQTYYEKKIVSIQEDLQGLDEKTSGNCSLCHETGQLGQEITKLQGELEEIQKMLLVQEILLDRTSQTHDQLSSTSNKITSEVDNCSFSIRQVNESLGQFLALVGGWQVVTSQLDNSLKGLAQERYDVRAAMQQMNFTLGQTSDWIQVIQRKTDEEMLTLQKIITEWQNYTRLFSGLRATSSKTSELVKSIQGSVGVAARQVGQNSESMHDLVLQVMGLQLQLDNISSFLDDHEENMNDLRYHNRYTQNRTAERFETLEGRMTSHEIEISTIFANINATDSHVHSMLRYLDDVRLSCTLGFHTHAEELYYLNKSLSLVQGTTDLLRERYSLLSARLDFDIRNLSMVMEEMKVVDVRHGEMLKNITILRGVPGLPGPRGIKGDVGVKGPPGSQGEKGDVGSLGSPGPQGPPGPPGAPGPQGERGPLGLKGFPGLKGAKGSFGQSGSRGQGGPKGDAGPPGPAGVPGPAGPPGLQGKPGLPGTPGAVGQAGPMGPKGDPGLRGPPGLPGPPGPPGQ
- the SCARA3 gene encoding scavenger receptor class A member 3 isoform X1; this encodes MREDEPVGGEEEEMPTFSYRLSGKDIPRGGQGLRQGLILSSLRSGRTRTGCSRCQKNLSLQTAVKVLYVFSILLIVAVTVLAALVFKKVNSISNDISSAQTYYEKKIVSIQEDLQGLDEKTSGNCSLCHETGQLGQEITKLQGELEEIQKMLLVQEILLDRTSQTHDQLSSTSNKITSEVDNCSFSIRQVNESLGQFLALVGGWQVVTSQLDNSLKGLAQERYDVRAAMQQMNFTLGQTSDWIQVIQRKTDEEMLTLQKIITEWQNYTRLFSGLRATSSKTSELVKSIQGSVGVAARQVGQNSESMHDLVLQVMGLQLQLDNISSFLDDHEENMNDLRYHNRYTQNRTAERFETLEGRMTSHEIEISTIFANINATDSHVHSMLRYLDDVRLSCTLGFHTHAEELYYLNKSLSLVQGTTDLLRERYSLLSARLDFDIRNLSMVMEEMKVVDVRHGEMLKNITILRGVPGLPGPRGIKGDVGVKGPPGSQGEKGDVGSLGSPGPQGPPGPPGAPGPQGERGPLGLKGFPGLKGAKGSFGQSGSRGQGGPKGDAGPPGPAGVPGPAGPPGLQGKPGLPGTPGAVGQAGPMGPKGDPGLRGPPGLPGPPGPPGQ
- the SCARA3 gene encoding scavenger receptor class A member 3 isoform X3, which gives rise to MREDEPVGGEEEEMPTFSYRLSGRTRTGCSRCQKNLSLQTAVKVLYVFSILLIVAVTVLAALVFKKVNSISNDISSAQTYYEKKIVSIQEDLQGLDEKTSGNCSLCHETGQLGQEITKLQGELEEIQKMLLVQEILLDRTSQTHDQLSSTSNKITSEVDNCSFSIRQVNESLGQFLALVGGWQVVTSQLDNSLKGLAQERYDVRAAMQQMNFTLGQTSDWIQVIQRKTDEEMLTLQKIITEWQNYTRLFSGLRATSSKTSELVKSIQGSVGVAARQVGQNSESMHDLVLQVMGLQLQLDNISSFLDDHEENMNDLRYHNRYTQNRTAERFETLEGRMTSHEIEISTIFANINATDSHVHSMLRYLDDVRLSCTLGFHTHAEELYYLNKSLSLVQGTTDLLRERYSLLSARLDFDIRNLSMVMEEMKVVDVRHGEMLKNITILRGVPGLPGPRGIKGDVGVKGPPGSQGEKGDVGSLGSPGPQGPPGPPGAPGPQGERGPLGLKGFPGLKGAKGSFGQSGSRGQGGPKGDAGPPGPAGVPGPAGPPGLQGKPGLPGTPGAVGQAGPMGPKGDPGLRGPPGLPGPPGPPGQ